The segment CGCCGCGATATTCTACCTCTCGTCGCGGTCGGAACCTGTGCCCGACAACTACCGCTTCAAGGGGCTGGATAAGGTTGCGCACGTCTTGGTCTATGGCGGTCTGGCCGCGCTCGTCTCCACGGGGTTGCGTCGAAGCGGACGGCCGGTGCGACCATCCGTTCAGGCATTGGCGCCTCTGGCCTTTGCCGTGTTCTACGGGTTTACGGACGAAATCCACCAGTATTTCGTTCCCCTGCGCTCGTTCGACCCGCTCGACTTGCTCGCCAATACGGGCGGCGCGTTCCTGGCTCAAGCGGTCCTCTGCCGATGGTGGGGAATCTTCCGCCCCACGCAGGACCGCGCGCCGTGAAACTTGCACGGCCCGCGCGGTATTCATACTCC is part of the Candidatus Hydrogenedentota bacterium genome and harbors:
- a CDS encoding VanZ family protein, coding for MKTRYYFLTALYCAAIFYLSSRSEPVPDNYRFKGLDKVAHVLVYGGLAALVSTGLRRSGRPVRPSVQALAPLAFAVFYGFTDEIHQYFVPLRSFDPLDLLANTGGAFLAQAVLCRWWGIFRPTQDRAP